A DNA window from Melospiza georgiana isolate bMelGeo1 chromosome 22, bMelGeo1.pri, whole genome shotgun sequence contains the following coding sequences:
- the DDOST gene encoding dolichyl-diphosphooligosaccharide--protein glycosyltransferase 48 kDa subunit: protein MAAAAVVVCGLLAVLAAGAEGGPRTLVLLENGNLRDTHSMFFRSLADRGFDLTFRTADDAGLSLIKYGEFLYDNLIIFSPSIEDFGGNINVETITAFIDGGGSVLVAASSDIGDPLRELGSECGIEFDEERTAVIDHHNYDISDPGQHTLIVADTENLLKAPTIVGKAALNPILFRGVGMVADPDNPLVLDILTGSSTSYSFFPDKPITQYPHAVGKNTLLIAGLQARNNARVVFSGSLDFFSDAFFNSAVQKATPGSKRYSQTGNYELAVALSRWVFKEEGVLRVGAVSHHRVGELAPPNAYTVTDLVEYSIVIEKLADGKWVPFDGDDIQLEFVRIDPFVRTFLKRNGGKYSVQFKLPDVYGVFQFKVDYNRLGYTHLYSSTQVSVRPLQHTQYERFIPSAYPYYAGAFSMMVGLFMFSIVFLHMKEKEKSD from the exons ATGGCGGCGGCCGCCGTGGTTGTGTGTGGGCTCCTGGCGGTGCTGGCGGCGGGCGCTGAGGGCGGGCCCCGCacgctggtgctgctggagaacGGGAACCTGCGCGACACGCACTCCATGTTCTTCCGGAGCCTCGCGG ACAGGGGCTTCGACCTCACCTTCCGGACAGCAGATGACGCCGGCCTGTCCCTGATAAAGTATGGGGAGTTCCTGTATGACAACCTCATCATCTTCTCCCCATCCATAGAAG ACTTTGGTGGGAACATCAATGTGGAGACCATCACTGCGTTCATCGACGGCGGCGGCAGCGTCCTCGTCGCCGCCAGCTCGGACATCG GTGACCCCCTGCGAGAGCTGGGCAGCGAGTGTGGCATTGAGTTTGATGAGGAGAGGACAGCGGTGATCGACCACCACAACTACGACATCTCTGACCCTGGCCAG CACACACTGATCGTGGCTGACACTGAGAACCTCCTGAAGGCCCCCACCATAGTGGGCAAGGCTGCACTGAACCCCATCCTGTTCCGAGGAGTTGG GATGGTGGCTGATCCTGACAACCCGCTGGTGCTGGATATCCTCACTGGCTCTTCCACTTCCTACTCCTTCTTCCCAGATAAGCCCATCACTCAG TACCCGCACGCCGTGGGCAAGAACACGCTGCTGATCGCGGGGCTGCAGGCGCGCAACAACGCCCGCGTCGTCTTCAGCGGCTCCCTCGACTTCTTCAGCGACGCCTTCTTCAATTCTGCCGTGCAGAAAGCGACCCCAGGCTCCAAGAG GTACTCCCAGACAGGTAACTACGAGCTGGCCGTGGCCCTGTCCCGCTGGGTGTTCAAGGAGGAGGGCGTTCTGCGCGTGGGCGCCGTTTCCCACCACCGCGTCGGGGAGCTGGCGCCGCCCAACGCCTACACCGTCACCGACCTCGTG GAGTACAGCATCGTGATCGAGAAGCTCGCTGACGGCAAGTGGGTGCCCTTCGACGGGGACGACATCCAGCTGGAGTTCGTGCGCATCGACCCCTTCGTGCGCACCTTCCTCAAGAGGAACG GTGGCAAATACAGCGTGCAGTTCAAGCTGCCGGATGTTTATGGCGTGTTCCAGTTCAAAGTGGATTACAACCGGCTGGGATACACCCACCTCTACTCCTCCACTCAG GTGTCCGTGCGTCCCCTCCAGCACACGCAGTACGAGCGCTTCATCCCCTCGGCCTATCCCTACTACGCCGGTGCCTTCTCCATGATGGTCGGCCTCTTCATGTTCAGCATTGTGTTCCTGCacatgaaggagaaggagaaatccGACTGA